The genome window aaaaaaaatatatgagaGGATCCGCTACTGACTTTAAAACGAGTTTTGTAACACTGCTCGACTTTCTACTCGATTGTGAGAGTCTCCACTGTTCATGTCCCCGCTGAACGTTATCCACAGCGAAAAAACCTGAGAGATAGGTAATTGTACATGGTGATGTAGACTTTCAATAGGTATATCACATGATTGACGCGTGTACAATTGACTttgttgattaaaaattgtaagACATTTTGGTAAAAGAGTGCAAAATGAACCATCAGGAAATTGTGAAACTGAAAGAGCTACTCGAGAATTACTTGGGATCGACTACGAAATCAGAAATCACCAATCTGACAGCGAGGGATGAGAATTACGGGAGTCACATGCTCGCTTTAAAACTCCACGTCAGAAACGAAACGCACACAGAAACTGTTGGGGTCATAGCAAAGACACCACCACCTGCTGGATTATTGACACCCCTGTGATCTTTCGTAACGAAATCAATTTCTACGGAACTTCCTACATAAAAAAGGCATCGATGACCATGTATATTTACATTGCTATCCGAAATTGCTCGGAGTCTCAAACCCAATAGAGATTGTGCTGACTCAGGCGCAATCCTCCCCcctcaaaattttcaaactttcaAGCTACGAAACTCAACAGAAAAATCGGTGTCGACTGTAAAACGGCTGAAGTAATTTTAAAAGCGCTGGCTAAATTTCACGCAGCGTCTCTAGCGATGAAAATACTGAAGTTTTCAACAGTAAAATCAGATCATGGATCATGGTTCATCCCGTACTCCCGTACAAAGTTTTCGAGTACAAGTTTGTTGAAAACATCTCTTTGGTGGTTGGCAAGATAATAAGAACACTTCAGGATATCGATAACTGCAAACCGTACATCCAAGCAGTTCGTGATGCATTTAATATGCATAGAATCAAAAATGCATTAGAGTTCGTTCAAGCACCTTTCGCCACAGTTATTCATACCTACCGATGGATAGGTTAACAACTTTATGGTACAATTCCGCAATGGAAAACCTGTcagttgtaaaatttttgattttcagcTGAACGAGTACTGGTCATCTGCAATCGATCTAATCTTCATTTTTTATACTTACAAGTGTGCAAATTCCGGTTGTTCAGCAAGACTACTGAAttgaaaatacatttattcaGTTTTTATATGTTACAATTTCATGGGTACAATATTGATTACAGTCTGTATATGTTTATGCTGCCGCTGACGCTTATCGCCTTTTCAGTAGAgtggaaattaatttgattttaagcgtagcaaaaaaaaagttctatATTAAGTGACTCGATataattttaggttaggtGACTGACTCTATATCATAATTACATCGAGAGAGGACTAGTATAGTTGGAGGTCGGGTGGTAGGTCATGGTAGTTTGAGGAGAGTAAGGCCGTGGGGAggtgtttgtgtttttttggAGCGCGGTTTAGGAGTCCGATTTTGGTTGGGAGCTTGTACGATGTGTGTAGTGTTTGTGTCGTTATGGTAGCAACACTACGAGGAGTTAATAGATCTATAGCCTACGACAAAACACTCGTAGATGATTTGGTAAGGTTTGGGTGTGACTCGGCCTGTTTTTCGAGACCAGAATTCAAAAAAGAAGCAACTCTGGCGGCAAAAGAACACGAGTTGTtcattgtacagggttattcctttgattttatataatataaaatcaaaggttattctaaatgattgtagtcgaagtaggccatgttattacatttttgccgctttcatatGAAcggtcagttttgtcgctgtcgctgtcattttttaggtgaaaagtgcggtgatgagatttttatttatttttgttaaattaacgattgaatccagaaatattgagttgttttgcacccaatttaactcccgttcatcattttgatatttttttttatgtggagcggcaaccataaattttacattcagttttcacgcctacttcatctacaatcatttagaataaccctgtataatgatgCTCTAGATTCAGAGGGCGGTTTATTGTTGAAGAATTCGTGGATTTAGTCAATAAATTTCTTATCACGGttgcttgttttatttgtcaattatATGGCGAAAATTTGTCCTGACCTTGAATATTATCAAGTATTTCTTGATAATAACCTTCCATAGCAatgtatgtaataataattagataGATTAAAATGATTGTAAGATTAAATTCGGCCATTATACAAAactttatgaaataaaaaaagacaaaattttaattttagctCAGAGTTCAGAGCTTCACACAGTCTGAATTCCCGGACTGATCCAAGATGAGGCTTAGGTTAGATCTTTTCTGGACGCAGTTTCTTTTAAATCCGAAACAATTTCATTGTACTCGACTTTATCAGTACGACTTAATCTGTaggaatatttttctatttgcTTTGAGTTTTCCAAGTAAGTAGAAAACGCTATTTAGATAATGATGTGGACCATTGTACGATTTACTTTATAACAATTGTGTAAAGTACCTTGACAAGTGTCTCatgaaacaacaaaatttgtaagtaatTTTGCGAATATGTCCTCAAAGATatcgattttattaaaatatgttcgTACAGATGGAGAAGCTTGAGATATCCGACTTtgaagaagttttaaaaaacattctgCCAGcagataaaaaatatgtaaggAATGAAATAACAAGACTAACATCGGCCGGTGAGAATTACGGCAGTGTAATGTTAGCCATTAAAATTATATATGAAAATGTAGAAAACGAAGAAAAGGAAACTTTACATGCCGTGGCTAAACTGCCTCCTTTGACTGACTTCGTGAAACTGTTCCAAAACACTTCCGCGACTTTCAGACACGAATTAGGCTTCTATCAAACCATACTACCTTCCTTGAGGCAATTTCAACAAACGCAAGGCTCTAGTAAATCTCTCAACTGTTTTCCCCAATTTTACGGTGGTAGATTAAATCCTGATCCTACTGCTCACTCAGTCGATGACAGTGCAATCATCCTACTAGAAAATCTCAAATGTAAAGGCTTCACACTAATTGATAGAACAATAGGTTTTGATTTGGACTCTTCGAAACTAATTCTAACAAAATTGGCAGAGTTTCATGGAGCAGCTCTCGCCCTAAAAACCACCCAAGATGAGTTCTTCACCAATAATCTCACAAAGTATTTCGACGAGTTTCACTTGTACCGAATAGAAGGTGAAATAGATTTTATGACGTCAGATAATATGATCAATGCTACCATTAAAATGATAGAAGAGGACGAATTGTGCTCCTTGCATCTAAACGAAATTAAAGCGGCGATCACGACTTGCATCGCTAACATCAAACTCCCAAAAAACTCGCATAAATTTAGCCAAGACACCTTCGCAACCGTCATCCACGGCGACGTGTGGACTAACAACATCATGGTCAAAACTCATATGAATAGAATTGTCGATGTTAAATTCGTAGATTTGCAATTAGTTCAACACGCATCTGTGACCAGAGATGTGTTGTTTTTCTTGTTCACTAGTGTTCAAGGAACGATACTGAAACAACATCTGGACGATTTAATCATGTTTTATTATCAAAACTTGACAAAGATTTTAGAAGACCTGCACTGTGACACAACTCCATATGGTTTTGATGTTTTCAAAAACGAAATGAAAAATGTGGCAAGTCAAATCGCTTATTTCCAGATAATGCCAACTTTGCATTGTGTGTTCGCGTCTGAAAATAACATTTGGGAAGTGGAAAAACTTAACAAGGAGCGTCTGTTCGACCAAATTCAGACTTCGCAACTTTGCAAGAACAGAAGTTGCTTGATTACACGAGAATTTCTCCAAAGAGGGTGGTTTAAGTAAAAGTTTTGTTTAGACCACCAACATTACACGTCCATATTATTGGTTGCTCTATCTTTCACGCTTTAAACAAGTAGTTCAGCTGTgtaattgtaataattatGTTGTTGAGGCCAATACATTTATATAGTGGGATTGTTACTGATGTTAACCAGTATAGATAATTAACTGTGCTCGAATAAAATCAAACGTTGTGCTTGAAACACTGTAATGGTGCGTTAAATTgttctatttaaaatatcttattttaaattctgACTCCCaagattttcgaaaaattttgacCTCACTGGAGTGCGCAAGCGCATCCATAGTAACATCATCTTTTTATTATATCATTGCCTCCCCGAGTCCCTGTGCCGAGTACCGACCGCGACTACCGCAAGGTTCTTTGTATTCGTTGAATGGGCAATGGGGTGGTGGTTTGACGTTTCGTCATAACCTTAAATAGCAtcagtcatattttttattttcggacGACATGTAAGTGAATCATGTTCttgtaaaattgtttctcACATTTCGTTCGTCAAAGCAAACATCATAAAAATTCGCATGTTTGCACATTACTTAGCTGTAGAATAACTATGCTGGTCAGGTGACAGTTGGTACTTTTGTACAATTCAAATCGgcaataataattgtaaaatcgaGATCATGACCGTCACATATACTGCACAAGTGGCCACG of Tenebrio molitor chromosome 6, icTenMoli1.1, whole genome shotgun sequence contains these proteins:
- the LOC138133933 gene encoding uncharacterized protein is translated as MEKLEISDFEEVLKNILPADKKYVRNEITRLTSAGENYGSVMLAIKIIYENVENEEKETLHAVAKLPPLTDFVKLFQNTSATFRHELGFYQTILPSLRQFQQTQGSSKSLNCFPQFYGGRLNPDPTAHSVDDSAIILLENLKCKGFTLIDRTIGFDLDSSKLILTKLAEFHGAALALKTTQDEFFTNNLTKYFDEFHLYRIEGEIDFMTSDNMINATIKMIEEDELCSLHLNEIKAAITTCIANIKLPKNSHKFSQDTFATVIHGDVWTNNIMVKTHMNRIVDVKFVDLQLVQHASVTRDVLFFLFTSVQGTILKQHLDDLIMFYYQNLTKILEDLHCDTTPYGFDVFKNEMKNVASQIAYFQIMPTLHCVFASENNIWEVEKLNKERLFDQIQTSQLCKNRSCLITREFLQRGWFK